In one window of Maribacter sp. BPC-D8 DNA:
- a CDS encoding L-threonylcarbamoyladenylate synthase, translating to MAEFIKIYEENPNPKEIKRVVQVLRKGGLVIYPTDTVYGLGCDITNSKALEKIARIKGIKLAKANWSFICTDLSNLSDYVRQIDTATFKILKRALPGPYTFILPGNNNLPKEFKKKKTVGIRVPDNSIVKALVEELGNPIVSTSIRDDDDVLEYTTDPELIFEKWDNLVDIVIDGGYGGNVGSTIIDVSTGGLPEVIREGKGSLDII from the coding sequence TTGGCAGAATTCATCAAAATATACGAAGAGAATCCTAACCCTAAAGAAATAAAAAGGGTAGTGCAAGTATTGCGTAAAGGTGGCTTAGTTATATATCCTACCGATACGGTTTACGGTTTAGGTTGTGACATTACTAATTCTAAGGCACTTGAGAAAATAGCTCGTATAAAAGGGATAAAATTGGCGAAAGCAAATTGGTCTTTTATTTGTACAGATTTAAGTAACCTTTCAGATTATGTTAGGCAAATTGATACTGCTACATTCAAAATATTAAAAAGAGCTTTGCCAGGACCTTATACGTTCATTTTGCCAGGTAATAATAATTTACCGAAAGAATTTAAAAAGAAGAAGACGGTTGGTATTCGTGTGCCAGATAATAGTATTGTTAAAGCTCTAGTTGAAGAATTGGGTAACCCAATAGTATCTACTTCTATTCGCGATGATGATGATGTATTAGAATATACAACTGACCCAGAATTAATTTTTGAGAAATGGGATAACCTAGTTGATATTGTTATAGATGGTGGTTACGGCGGTAATGTAGGTTCTACAATTATAGATGTCTCTACAGGCGGATTGCCAGAGGTTATACGTGAGGGTAAAGGAAGTTTAGATATTATATAG
- a CDS encoding type I restriction enzyme HsdR N-terminal domain-containing protein codes for MQPLNFPSYTFRVKNSENRTLIFDVIRKKFLVLTPEEWVRQHVVQFLIQEKNYPLSHINVEKQITLNGLKKRYDVVVFKPNGELHILVECKAPEVSISQMTFDQIAQYNFKLNATYLMVTNGLSHYYCQTDFVAEKYEFMQEIPDFSR; via the coding sequence ATGCAGCCACTAAATTTCCCTAGCTACACTTTCAGGGTCAAAAATAGCGAAAATAGAACCTTGATCTTTGACGTTATACGTAAAAAATTTTTGGTGCTTACTCCCGAAGAGTGGGTAAGGCAACATGTCGTTCAGTTTCTTATACAAGAAAAGAACTATCCATTGAGCCATATTAACGTTGAAAAGCAAATAACACTTAATGGTTTAAAGAAAAGATATGATGTAGTTGTATTTAAACCTAATGGTGAACTTCATATACTAGTAGAGTGCAAAGCACCAGAAGTTTCAATATCTCAAATGACCTTCGACCAAATCGCTCAATACAATTTTAAATTGAATGCTACCTATCTGATGGTCACTAACGGACTCTCTCATTATTACTGTCAAACAGACTTTGTTGCGGAAAAATATGAATTTATGCAAGAGATTCCTGATTTTAGCCGTTAA
- a CDS encoding glycosyltransferase family 2 protein → MKIAVVILNWNGEVLLERYLPSVINYSADADIYVADNASTDGSVAFVKANYPTVKIIQNTENGGFTKGYNDALVHVDADIFCLLNSDVEVTPNWLNPIIDAFTTIPDAAIIQPKILDLLKKDHFEYAGAGGGFIDQLGYPFCRGRVFQTLEKDEGQYNDIREIFWATGACMFIKKEVFQELKGFDEDYFAHQEEVDLCWRAKNHGYKIFYVGTSSVYHLGGSTLSNMNPKKTYLNFRNTLFSITKNLPRRKAFIIIFLRLLLDGIAAIRFLFQLRFKHFFAIFRAHLSFYRQFRKMYKKREKSQFLRNYYATKSIVWSYFVHRISNFNILVKD, encoded by the coding sequence TTGAAGATAGCCGTAGTCATATTAAACTGGAATGGTGAAGTGCTTTTAGAAAGGTACTTGCCTTCTGTTATCAATTATTCTGCTGATGCAGATATATACGTCGCAGATAATGCTTCAACAGACGGCTCTGTTGCATTTGTCAAAGCCAACTACCCAACAGTAAAAATTATACAGAATACAGAAAATGGTGGTTTTACCAAAGGTTATAATGATGCTTTGGTACATGTAGACGCAGACATCTTTTGTTTATTGAATTCAGATGTAGAAGTAACTCCCAATTGGTTAAACCCAATTATAGATGCCTTTACCACTATACCTGATGCTGCTATCATTCAACCTAAAATTTTAGATTTACTTAAAAAAGACCACTTTGAATATGCAGGCGCTGGCGGTGGTTTTATTGATCAGTTAGGTTACCCATTTTGTAGAGGTAGAGTTTTTCAGACTTTAGAAAAAGATGAAGGTCAATACAATGATATTCGAGAAATTTTTTGGGCAACAGGAGCCTGTATGTTTATCAAGAAAGAAGTTTTTCAAGAGTTAAAAGGATTCGATGAAGATTACTTCGCCCATCAAGAAGAAGTAGATTTATGCTGGCGTGCAAAAAACCATGGTTATAAAATATTTTACGTAGGCACATCTAGTGTTTATCACTTGGGCGGTTCTACGTTAAGTAATATGAACCCGAAAAAAACATATCTCAATTTCAGAAACACATTATTCTCCATCACCAAAAACCTTCCGAGAAGAAAAGCATTTATAATTATTTTCTTAAGATTACTCTTAGATGGTATTGCGGCAATACGATTTCTTTTCCAGTTAAGATTCAAACACTTTTTCGCTATTTTCAGGGCACATTTAAGCTTTTACCGACAGTTTAGAAAAATGTATAAAAAGAGAGAAAAATCCCAATTTCTCAGAAATTATTACGCTACGAAGTCCATAGTATGGTCTTACTTCGTACATAGGATAAGCAATTTTAACATTTTAGTAAAAGATTAA
- a CDS encoding OmpA family protein codes for MKKVLLGCLTVTLLLSSCVSSKKYADLEAKHKSAQDLLNSATVKLNDCLEEKATASSRLQTLEDQNSFLKANNQELINNMGNLTTLTTKGAENLEKSLESLQEKDLTIRKLNDAITRRDSVNLSLVQSLKGVLGNLDDEDIEISVEKGVVFVSISDKLLFSSGSYNVTSRAKEVLGKVAKVVNNKPDFEFLVEGHTDDVPYRGNGSLLDNWDLSVKRATAVVRILQNDFNVDPKRMTAAGRSEYIPISTTEKSKNRRTRIVVLPKIDQFYSMIEEGMKDPAINK; via the coding sequence ATGAAAAAAGTATTATTAGGATGTCTTACAGTAACGCTTTTACTTTCATCATGTGTATCTTCAAAAAAGTACGCAGATCTTGAAGCTAAGCACAAAAGTGCACAAGATTTATTGAATTCAGCGACAGTAAAATTAAATGATTGTTTAGAAGAAAAAGCAACTGCTTCATCTAGACTTCAAACTTTAGAAGATCAGAATTCGTTTTTAAAGGCGAACAACCAAGAGTTGATCAACAATATGGGTAACTTAACAACTTTGACTACCAAAGGTGCTGAGAACTTAGAGAAGTCATTAGAGAGCTTACAAGAAAAAGATTTAACTATTCGTAAGTTAAATGATGCAATTACACGTAGAGATTCTGTAAACCTTTCTTTGGTACAGAGCTTAAAAGGTGTTTTAGGAAACTTGGATGATGAGGATATCGAAATCAGCGTTGAAAAAGGTGTTGTTTTTGTTTCTATTTCAGACAAATTATTATTTAGCAGCGGTAGCTACAATGTTACTAGCAGAGCTAAAGAAGTTTTAGGTAAAGTTGCTAAGGTTGTAAATAACAAGCCTGATTTTGAGTTCTTAGTAGAAGGTCATACAGATGACGTACCTTACAGAGGTAACGGTTCTTTATTAGACAACTGGGATTTAAGTGTTAAACGTGCTACAGCTGTTGTACGTATACTTCAAAATGATTTCAACGTAGATCCTAAGCGTATGACTGCTGCTGGTAGATCAGAATATATTCCAATTTCTACAACTGAAAAGTCTAAAAACAGAAGAACTCGTATCGTTGTTCTTCCAAAAATCGATCAGTTTTATAGCATGATTGAAGAAGGAATGAAAGATCCTGCAATCAATAAATAA
- a CDS encoding glycoside hydrolase family 16 protein, producing the protein MEKSSLYSVLLTIFLFGCSSSNIKEPDSTQFVESDSEEIEQIVKDPNASDYWDNAVLVWSDEFDGTTLSNENWSFETGNNGWGNNELQNYRPEGNTEVSDGTLKITAKINTDNTIEGEYTSARLNSKKSFKFGRMEIRAKLPEHKGNGTWPALWMLGSNIQTAGWPLCGEIDMMEYVSFKPNKTHFTIHSKANNHTNGTEATSGAVELETIEEEFHNFGILWSSEYIKFYVDDIENIQFIFKRPANSTVDNWPFSNHFYFLMNIAVGGNWGGLEGVDPLIFPATMEVDYIRVYQVN; encoded by the coding sequence ATGGAAAAAAGCAGCTTATATTCGGTTTTACTGACAATTTTCCTTTTTGGATGTTCAAGTTCTAATATAAAAGAACCTGATTCGACACAATTTGTAGAGTCGGATTCTGAAGAAATTGAACAGATAGTTAAAGATCCTAATGCAAGTGATTATTGGGATAATGCTGTTTTAGTTTGGAGCGATGAATTTGATGGAACAACACTTTCAAATGAAAATTGGTCTTTTGAAACTGGTAATAACGGATGGGGAAATAATGAGCTCCAAAATTATAGACCAGAAGGAAATACTGAGGTTAGTGATGGTACTTTGAAAATTACGGCTAAAATAAATACGGATAATACCATTGAAGGAGAATATACATCTGCTCGTTTAAATAGCAAGAAGTCTTTTAAGTTTGGTAGAATGGAAATTCGAGCAAAATTACCAGAACATAAAGGAAATGGTACCTGGCCAGCACTTTGGATGTTGGGTAGTAATATACAAACAGCCGGTTGGCCATTGTGTGGAGAAATTGACATGATGGAATATGTGAGTTTTAAACCAAATAAAACTCATTTTACTATTCATAGTAAAGCAAATAATCATACCAACGGTACTGAAGCTACTTCTGGTGCCGTGGAATTGGAAACAATTGAGGAAGAATTCCATAATTTTGGAATTTTGTGGTCATCAGAGTACATAAAATTTTATGTTGATGATATAGAGAATATTCAGTTTATCTTTAAAAGACCAGCTAATAGCACGGTAGATAATTGGCCGTTTTCTAATCATTTTTATTTCTTAATGAATATTGCAGTTGGTGGAAATTGGGGAGGACTAGAAGGTGTTGACCCATTAATTTTTCCGGCTACAATGGAAGTAGACTATATTAGAGTATATCAAGTAAATTAA